The following coding sequences lie in one Glycine max cultivar Williams 82 chromosome 19, Glycine_max_v4.0, whole genome shotgun sequence genomic window:
- the LOC100801327 gene encoding metalloendoproteinase 1: MALNLLISIPFFLLFVVNPFHFVEPRTLEVSEHPFTRTLRKLKDINKGQRVRGVGELKSYLKKFGYLTTNDNSSNNNHFDKNVEFALKEYQVFHHLRPTGRVDAETIKRMGLPRCGVPDIITPQNHKLKGLVILANYSFFSGSPKWEESKRALTYTFVSSANVLRMYDVRLATRNAFQSWARASNFTFMEMPSEYNNLANIVLGFHRGDHGDGYPFDGPGQVLAHTFAPQDGRLHFDADEPWSIESTSWNVGPGWNVGWDWRRWVRPRWQSRRTIDLQTVALHEIGHLLGLGHSNVPGSIMYPSYEGVKRDLTQDDVDGIRALYRLPN; this comes from the coding sequence ATGGCTCTTAATCTCTTAATTTCAATCCCATTCTTTTTACTCTTTGTAGTGAATCCATTTCACTTTGTTGAGCCAAGAACCTTAGAAGTCTCCGAGCATCCATTCACCAGAACTCTCCGAAAACTCAAGGACATCAACAAGGGACAAAGGGTGAGAGGCGTGGGCGAGCTCAAAAGCTACCTAAAAAAATTTGGCTACCTAACAACAAATGACAATTCTTCAAACAACAACCACTTCGACAAAAACGTTGAGTTTGCTCTCAAAGAATACCAAGTGTTCCATCACTTACGTCCCACGGGTCGTGTGGATGCCGAAACCATCAAAAGAATGGGCCTCCCACGTTGTGGTGTGCCTGATATTATCACCCCCCAAAACCATAAGCTTAAGGGGTTGGTGATTCTTGCAAACTATAGCTTCTTCTCGGGTTCACCAAAATGGGAAGAGTCTAAAAGGGCACTAACCTACACATTCGTATCAAGTGCTAACGTGTTGAGGATGTATGATGTGAGGCTAGCAACAAGGAATGCCTTCCAAAGTTGGGCAAGAGCCTCTAACTTCACATTTATGGAAATGCCAAGTGAGTATAATAACCTAGCTAACATAGTCCTAGGGTTTCATCGTGGGGACCATGGTGATGGGTACCCATTTGATGGGCCGGGCCAGGTTTTGGCCCACACTTTTGCACCACAAGATGGTAGGTTGCATTTTGATGCTGATGAACCATGGAGCATTGAATCAACAAGCTGGAATGTAGGACCAGGATGGAATGTGGGTTGGGATTGGAGGAGGTGGGTGCGTCCTAGATGGCAAAGCCGAAGGACCATTGATTTGCAAACCGTGGCTTTGCATGAAATAGGTCACCTTTTAGGGCTAGGGCATAGTAACGTTCCCGGCTCCATTATGTATCCCTCTTATGAAGGGGTAAAGAGGGATCTAACTCAGGATGATGTGGATGGCATACGGGCTCTATATAGATTGCCCAACTAG
- the LOC100801869 gene encoding metalloendoproteinase 5-MMP — MALNLPKLPILFLLLSSMILFPFVEPQALKSPANAFAKTLQNLRGVHKGQKVKGVGTLRSYLQHFGYIANGDSSNDNFDEILESAIKDYQGFHHLRVTGVVDDETIKTLSLPRCGVPDIVTNPNPNPNPRGSTDPENYSFFPGSPRWRKWALTYALLSGATVSTISGNAVRQAMQNALQKWAQVSNFTFTEIGRTPADIVYGFHRGNHGDGYPFDGPGRVLAHAFSPQDGRLHYDADEQWNSNDGSNVDFETVTLHELGHIFGLGHSNVTGAVMFPTYAGLRRFLSQDDIDGIRALYGF, encoded by the coding sequence ATGGCTCTCAATCTTCCCAAACTTCCCATCTTGTTCCTTTTACTCTCTAGCATGATTCTATTTCCCTTTGTTGAGCCACAAGCCTTAAAATCCCCTGCAAATGCATTCGCTAAAACTCTTCAAAACCTGAGGGGGGTTCACAAGGGACAAAAGGTGAAAGGCGTGGGCACACTCAGAAGCTACCTCCAACATTTTGGCTACATAGCAAACGGCGATTCATCGAACGACAACTTCGATGAAATCTTGGAGTCTGCTATCAAAGATTACCAAGGGTTCCATCACTTGCGCGTCACTGGTGTGGTAGATGATGAAACTATCAAAACATTGAGCCTCCCACGTTGTGGAGTGCCTGATATTGTCaccaaccctaaccctaaccctaatccAAGGGGGTCGACGGATCCTGAAAACTACAGCTTCTTCCCGGGGTCACCAAGATGGAGGAAATGGGCCCTAACCTATGCACTATTGTCGGGTGCTACCGTGTCGACCATCAGCGGAAATGCTGTGAGGCAAGCAATGCAGAATGCCCTACAAAAATGGGCTCAAGTCAGCAACTTCACGTTTACTGAAATTGGAAGGACCCCAGCTGATATAGTCTATGGGTTCCACCGTGGCAACCACGGTGATGGCTACCCATTTGATGGGCCGGGCCGAGTGCTGGCCCACGCTTTTTCGCCACAAGATGGTAGGTTACACTATGATGCAGACGAACAGTGGAATTCTAACGATGGGTCAAACGTTGATTTTGAAACAGTGACTTTGCATGAATTGGGTCACATTTTTGGGCTTGGACATAGCAACGTTACTGGCGCGGTTATGTTTCCCACTTATGCAGGGTTAAGGAGGTTTCTAAGCCAGGATGATATTGATGGCATACGAGCCTTATATGGCTTTTAA